In the Podospora pseudocomata strain CBS 415.72m chromosome 5, whole genome shotgun sequence genome, one interval contains:
- a CDS encoding hypothetical protein (EggNog:ENOG503P3W8; COG:S; BUSCO:EOG092651K1), with translation MELPRGRLAWGLVAPTAQHYLESRHQQTTFSFSLSLSLSLCLECPKMAFPNEYTHRKVAETSAKSCEICYKPSSSVLITSDSKDWFYVCPSHLKDTGFCTPKIDHAAIEARKKKELEDEIERVKKEYEEKQKKKEKAAKKEDKEDKDDKDEKDDTKKTDDKDKDKAAATVRSADSPASSSLLPLAVSCRVPVLTVLQKKEETSVSPAEEEEPRVFELKPTFFQQRLFKKRQAEIAKRNRERLRDPNYFPSVPKNLP, from the exons ATGGAGCTACCCCGCGGCCGCCTTGCCTGGGGGCTTGTCGCGCCGACAGCTCAGCATTATTTGGAATCacgacatcaacaaacaactttctctttctctctctctctctctctctctctctgtctcgaATGCCCGAAGATGGCGTTTCCAAACGAGTACACACACCGCAAGGTTGCCGAGACCTCGGCTAAGTCATGCGAGATTTGCTACAAGCCCAGCTCCAGTGTCCTGATCACATCGGACAGCAAAGACTGGTTCTACGTCTGTCCTTCTCATCTCAAAGACACAGGCTTCTGCACCCCCAAGATCGACCATGCCGCCATCGAAGcgcgcaagaagaaggagctggaagacGAAATTGAgcgggtgaagaaggagtaCGAAGAgaaacagaagaagaaggaaaaggcagcgaaaaaggaggacaaggaggacaaggacgacaaggacgagaaggatgacaccaaaaagacagatgacaaggacaaggacaaggcggcAGCAACGGTTAGATCCGCCGActctcccgcctcctcctccctcctccccctggcGGTGTCGTGTCGTGTGCCTGTGCTAACGGTCTTgcagaaaaaagaggagaCATCAGTTTCAccagccgaggaggaagagcctCGCGTGTTTGAACTCAAACC CACCTTTTTCCAACAGCGGCTGTTCAAGAAGAGGCAAGCCGAGATCGCCAAACGGAACCGAGAAAGACTGCGCGATCCAAACTATTTCCCTTCGGTGCCCAAGAACTTGCCTTGA
- a CDS encoding hypothetical protein (EggNog:ENOG503PZY2; antiSMASH:Cluster_1; MEROPS:MER0080922; COG:O) — protein MHFPQGWSILLCLLVSATSTAAAKADPASGARRSKDAENGIVRLPMRKRSPSQQQSRSSRGFPHAQRLPAQYTSDYYSTSTTSSAPPAATLAQANLTSIFKEMAYGIKMWIGEPAQAVTLDFDTGSSETWVSPHCTMVGWNPSYEKLCRSLGMYLPQQSETVISMNRTFPSKYITYGSGETHIEFYKDAISFNGERDLIQPVVFHCPPSQALTSQTDPSEYYDDEMFSLRQPVQFGVATWSSGMISGIFGVAYGEGYNQNYSGIIDAMYSQNLIRDKDFSFSLGSVDDENGEIVFGGVDMAKFRGPLHGVDMASQLNQEEDGYYRYWINLTYIGVTQPGSCLSMPVTEHSFEERFLPDTGTTLTYVPNHVFENIKRFFPDAVDNATYGTIVDCSHLHAEGSVDFGFGNQTIRVPYRDFIFQLEPGVFGDNEETLCLLGVVPSWDQFYILGDTFLRSVYALFRQKEHKIYFAQYQNCGTNIISTHGIGQFHGDCEEGSDAPSSADDDSKHGELSSTSSESWVMTPASSSSSSYSASKCTSYSTGAYSAVPTSTSSYDPWTEEPWGTTTTMIWDTASSTSDISWESSTTTDDSWSWTTDDSWSWTDSLSTSLVSIESDLTGTDWDWTTTPISMESMPTIGTEDWTSLDFETWTDEDKKVHVTGKPVLGQGGIPTVSPTLRRRGKKGRVDRSSPTDAAAMKPAMTVSTGPKETLVIDPGNGKEKVTVVGGAVQGQ, from the exons ATGCACTTCCCCCAAGGCTGGAGCATCCTGCTGTGCCTTCTCGTGTCCGCAACATCAACCGCTGCTGCAAAGGCGGACCCGGCGTCTGGAGCTAGACGTTCCAAGGATGCCGAAAATGGCATTGTTCGCTTGCCGATGAGAAAACGAAGCCCCAGTCAACAGCAGTCCAGATCAAGCCGTGGGTTCCCTCATGCACAGCGCCTTCCGGCGCAATATACCTCCGACTACTACAGCACAAGCACAACATCCTCCGCCCCGCCTGCAGCTACACTTGCCCAGGCCAACCTGACCAGCATATTCAAGGAGATGGCCTATGGCATCAAGA TGTGGATTGGAGAGCCTGCTCAGGCCGTGACCCTCGACTTCGATACTGGCTCTTCCGAAACATGGGTCAGTCCACACTGCACCATGGTTGGCTGGAATCCGTCCTACGAGAAGCTCTGCCGGTCACTGGGCATGTATCTGCCACAGCAGTCGGAAACTGTGATCAGCATGAACAGGACCTTTCCATCCAAGTACATCACGTACGGCAGCGGGGAAACGCACATTGAATTCTACAAGGATGCCATCAGCTTCAACGGTGAGCGAGACCTCATCCAGCCGGTCGTTTTTCACTGTCCGCCATCACAGGCACTGACGAGCCAGACAGATCCATCCGAGTACTATGACGACGAAATGTTCTCGCTCAGGCAGCCGGTTCAGTTTGGAGTGGCGACGTGGTCGTCGGGCATGATCTCGGGCATTTTTGGAGTGGCATATGGAGAGGGATACAACCAAAACTACAGCGGCATAATCGATGCCATGTATTCACAGAATCTGATTCGAGACAAGGATTTCAGCTTCTCGCTTGGAAGCGTAGATGATGAAAATG GCGAGATTGtctttggtggtgtcgacATGGCCAAATTCAGAGGGCCCCTCCACGGCGTTGACATGGCAAGCCAGCTCAaccaggaagaggatggttACTACCGGTACTGGATCAACCTCACCTACATCGGCGTCACCCAACCCGGATCGTGCCTGTCCATGCCTGTGACCGAACACAGCTTCGAAGAACGCTTTCTCCCCGATACAGGCACCACCCTCACTTACGTGCCAAACCATGTATTCGAAAACATCAAAAGGTTCTTCCCAGACGCCGTGGACAATGCAACATACGGTACCATTGTCGATTGTTCCCACCTCCATGCCGAGGGGAGCGTTGATTTCGGCTTTGGGAACCAAACCATCCGTGTGCCCTACAGAGACTTTATTTTCCAGCTTGAACCAGGTGTGTTTGGTGACAACGAGGAAACCCTCTGTCTCCTGGGCGTTGTCCCTTCCTGGGATCAGTTTTACATTCTTGGAGATACGTTCCTGCGGTCGGTATACG CTCTTTTCCGACAGAAGGAGCACAAAATCTACTTTGCTCAATACCAAAACTGTGGCACCAACATCATATCGACCCATGGCATCGGCCAGTTTCACGGCGATTGTGAAGAGGGGTCCGACGCGCCCTCTTcggccgacgacgactcgAAACATGGGGAGctctcctcgacctcctcagAAAGCTGGGTGATGACACCAGCCTCgagctcttcttcctcgtaTTCAGCCTCGAAATGCACCTCGTACTCTACTGGCGCCTACTCGGCCGTCCCCACTTCCACCAGCAGCTACGACCCCTGGACCGAGGAACCTTGgggaaccaccaccaccatgatTTGGGACACCGCCAGCAGCACCTCAGATATCTCCTGGGAaagctccaccaccacagatGATTCGTGGTCTTGGACGACGGATGATTCTTGGTCCTGGACGGACagcctctccacctccctagTCAGCATCGAGTCCGACTTGACCGGCACAGACTGGGATTGGACCACCACTCCCATTTCCATGGAATCAATGCCGACAATTGGCACTGAGGATTGGACATCGCTTGATTTCGAGACGTGGACGGACGAGGACAAGAAAGTGCATGTGACGGGAAAACCTGTCTTGGGTCAGGGCGGTATCCCAACAGTAAGCCCGACTTTGAGACGGCGCGGGAAGAAGGGAAGAGTCGACCGGTCCTCCCCGACAGATGCGGCGGCCATGAAGCCGGCGATGACAGTCAGCACGGGGCCGAAGGAGACATTGGTGATTGATCCTGGAAATGGCAAGGAAAAAGTGacggtggttggtggtgctgtgcAAGGTCAGTAA
- a CDS encoding hypothetical protein (antiSMASH:Cluster_1; EggNog:ENOG503P58C; COG:S) gives MSFHLSAQDIRVDDGHILRARLDNGEGEWVDAELDLNTVLGNNDGLFEWEGGDFAASAEGITFQLEGDENVPILRAGLTNMNGDVNWHDVNLAERITNNGGQFELQ, from the exons ATGTCTTTCCATCTCTCTGCCCAGGACATCCGCGTCGATGACGGCCACATCCTCCGTGCCCGTCTCGACAACGGCGAGGGCGAGTGGGTTGACGCTGAGCTCGACCTCAACACCGTCCTTGGCAACAACGACG GCCTCTTTgagtgggagggtggtgacttCGCCGCCAGCGCCGAGGGTATCACCTTCCAGTTGGAGGGTGACGAGAACGTTCCCATTCTCCGTGCCGGTCTCACCAACATGAACGGCGATGTCAACTGGCATGACGTCAACCTTGCCGAgcgcatcaccaacaacggcggcCAGTTCGAGCTCC AGTAA
- a CDS encoding hypothetical protein (antiSMASH:Cluster_1) translates to MGCHENVSIDYRCVNTSHNHSQPPPFNLSKAYRASDWANDKPRVENYLHTSDLTGATKMLRIHHDPKTQFAPDAYDWIVKMYPNPYKPAGTVYNYLAKVLTINTPDVQDYSGFEGLQLNLMVVAVAHDSPVIEVYYEICRPMENQAKREEMRKRGLAWARPLITDEAIGSSWLSISEEREFLEVRAAHKVRITGTPEGVHALFYDMLIKVRESNGMIIKMAIELSREFTKG, encoded by the exons ATGGGTTGCCACGAGAATGTCAGCA TCGATTATCGTTGTGTCAACACCAGTCACAACCACTCCCAGCCCCCtcccttcaacctctccaaagcCTACCGCGCCTCCGACTGGGCCAACGACAAGCCCCGCGTCGAGAATTATCTCCACACCAGCGACCTGACAGGTGCGACCAAAATGCTCAGGATCCACCACGATCCCAAGACCCAGTTCGCCCCCGATGCCTACGACTGGATCGTCAAGATGTACCCCAACCCCTACAAGCCCGCCGGCACAGTCTACAACTACCTCGCCAAAGTCCTCACgatcaacacccccgacgTCCAGGATTACAGCGGTTTCGAGGGGCTCCAGCTGAACCTCATGGTGGTCGCCGTCGCCCATGACTCCCCCGTCATCGAGGTCTACTACGAGATCTGTCGCCCGATGGAGAATCAAGccaagagggaggagatgcggAAGCGCGGGCTTGCCTGGGCCAGACCCTTGATCACCGACGAGGCGATTGGGTCTTCCTGGCTGTCGATCAgcgaggagagggagtttCTCGAGGTTCGTGCCGCCCACAAAGTCAGAATCACGGGCACGCCCGAGGGGGTTCACGCCTTGTTCTACGACATGTTGATCAAGGTTCGGGAGAGCAATGGGATGATCATCAAGATGGCCATTGAGCTGTCGAGGGAGTTCACCAAGGGTTGA
- a CDS encoding hypothetical protein (COG:K; antiSMASH:Cluster_1; EggNog:ENOG503P8SJ) produces the protein MSQAALTFRLATPEDAPLLQPLVQSAYRGETSRKGWTTEADLLVGTRINVAGIVEKINTPHSAVIMAFSPTLGNALVGCCEVLLKPSRKIGYFGMFAVDPTLQAGGIGRQVLANAEQYARSHGAEKMEMTVIWTRKELIDWYVRRGYAVTEERREFPHEELAKMDGENRALVEDLWFKVLVKDL, from the coding sequence ATGTCCCAAGCAGCCCTCACCTTCCGCCTCGCCACCCCAGAAGATgcgcccctcctccagcctctCGTCCAATCCGCCTACCGCGGCGAGACAAGTCGCAAAGGCTGGACAACCGAGGCCGACCTCCTAGTCGGCACGCGCATCAACGTCGCCGGCATCGTCGAAaagatcaacaccccccacaGCGCAGTCATCATGGccttctccccaaccctcgGAAACGCCCTCGTGGGCTGCTGCGAGGTGCTTCTCAAGCCGTCTCGGAAAATCGGGTATTTCGGCATGTTCGCCGTCGACCCCACTCTTCAGGCCGGGGGGATAGGgaggcaggtgctggccaACGCAGAGCAGTATGCGAGGAGCCACGgggcggagaagatggagatgacgGTTATCTGGACAAGGAAGGAACTGATTGATTGGTACGTGAGGAGAGGGTACGCGgtgacggaggagaggagggaatTCCCGCATgaggagctggccaagatggatggggagaatAGGGCGCTGGTGGAGGACTTGTGGttcaaggtgttggtgaaggaTTTGTGA
- the YVH1 gene encoding tyrosine protein phosphatase yvh1 (EggNog:ENOG503NVXN; COG:V), with the protein MALNRINGSEELFTDVLGLDSIFGVTRPRVITEHKITHVLSVIKYSLDSLQNEAYRSLQHMSIDIDDMDDQDILVHLPKMVRFIQRGLYGHDYTEEKQQQQQEQQQQQQEEEEAAKGAVLVHCAMGKSRSVTAIVAYLLWKHPHRFGLGKGAVDAKEAVAKAVQWVRGTRPIAEPNKGFMEQLELWVEMGCPAGSDDAVEKEVKYQRWLYKKEVETAAAVGRAPDWIRFEDEEAEKEQQKQDEEGGGGAFELRCKKCRRRLATEPFVVPHQGRGNKAKEDCPHYFVEALSWMRDTLELGELEGRLNCPHPKCGSSVGRYSWRGFKCSCGDWVAPAFSLQQSKVDKVAVMGAGKNGTAGANEMASRMAALGIRMPPGQRAENL; encoded by the exons ATGGCCCTGAACAGGATAAACGGCTCGGAAGAGCTGTTT ACTGACGTTCTCGGCCTCGACAGCATCTTCGGCGTCACACGCCCCCGCGTCATCACCGAGCACAAAATCACCCACGTCCTCTCCGTCATCAAATACTCGCTCGACAGCCTCCAAAATGAAGCCTACCGATCTCTGCAGCACATGTCCATCGACATTGACGACATGGACGACCAGGATATCCTGGTGCATCTGCCCAAGATGGTGAGGTTTATCCAGCGGGGGTTATACGGACATGACTACaccgaggagaagcagcaacaacaacaagaacaacaacagcaacaacaagaagaagaagaagcggcaAAGGGAGCGGTGCTGGTTCACTGCGCCATGGGGAAATCCAGGTCTGTCACGGCCATAGTGGCGTATTTGTTATGGAAACATCCACATCGGTTTGGGCTTGGGAAGGGGGCGGTTGATGCCAAGGAGGCGGTCGCAAAGGCGGTgcagtgggtgagggggacgCGGCCGATTGCTGAGCCGAACAAGGGGTTTATGGAGCAGTTGGAGCTGTGGGTTGAGATGGGGTGTCCGGCCGGGAGTGATGATgcggtggagaaggaggtcaagtATCAGAGGTGGTTGTAtaagaaggaggtggagacggccgcggcggtggggagggcgcCGGATTGGATCCGGtttgaggacgaggaggctgAAAAGGAGCAACAGAAACAAgacgaagagggaggagggggggcgtTTGAATTGAGGTGTAAGAAGTGTCGGAGGAGGCTGGCGACGGAGCCGTTTGTTGTGCCGCATCAAGGCAGGGGGAAtaaggccaaggaggactGCCCGCACTACTTTGTGGAGGCCTTGTCATGGATGAGGGATACACTTGAGCTGGGGGAACTGGAAGGGAGGCTCAACTGCCCGCATCCAAAGTGCGGGTCATCAGTGGGGAGGTATTCCTGGAGGGGTTTCAAGTGCAGCTGCGGGGATTGGGTAGCCCCGGCCTTTTCCCTGCAGCAGAGCAAGGTTGACAAGGTCGCCGTGATGGGCGCAGGGAAGAATGGCACGGCCGGAGCGAACGAGATGGCGAGCCGGATGGCTGCGCTGGGAATACGGATGCCTCCGGGGCAGAGGGCAGAGAACCTTTGA
- a CDS encoding hypothetical protein (EggNog:ENOG503P38Y; COG:H; MEROPS:MER0066227; antiSMASH:Cluster_1) produces MGQLSASTVSSGLRSHDKRSRHDVSDRYWWSRNIGSHLMLLLTKAGYTLDAQAEALSFLYHIVAPRLGPKPTSPMPKWQSFMTDDFTPLEYSWKWGRGDNPPEIRYSIEAIPPITNNPSDPLNQAATYALLSQLQSMTPELDLSLFHHFVTCFFGPQSPVLTSTKATHQQSSLFLAFELSRKTSQDSTKCYFVPVSTPSNSAAEQISSAIRSSSYHSHLPAIDELEQFFRQDQDGRTIKPIMLGIDCVDASESRLKIYARSTRTSFEFVRRVMSLGGRRRGMEKEEGQLKELWCRVLGLPKDMNTEEELPFRDHPTAGTLFYFDVGPKEAVPNVKVYIPVRHYSKSDRQIVSGLASFMEKNGSRRFVDCYKEVIEGLATEEGIDVGTGVHTYVTAAYKKGGLAVTSYFNPQMYHRARWA; encoded by the exons ATGGGCCAGCTTAGCGCCTCTACTGTGAGCTCGGGGTTGAGGTCACACGACAAACGGTCTCGCCATGACGTCTCAGACAGGTATTGGTG GTCCAGGAATATTGGTTCCCATCTCATGCTGCTACTCACCAAAGCGGGATACACCCTCGATGCTCAAGCTGAGGCATTGTCTTTTCTCTACCACATCGTCGCCCCTCGCCTTGGCCCGAAACCAACATCGCCAATGCCAAAGTGGCAAAGCTTTATGACTGACGACTTCACCCCATTAGAGTACAGCTGGAAGTGGGGACGAGGAGACAACCCGCCAGAGATCCGATACAGCATCGAGGCTATCCCACCTATTACAAACAACCCATCTGACCCTTTAAATCAAGCAGCGACCTACGCCCTCCTATCACAGCTCCAGTCAATGACACCCGAGCTCGACCTCTCTCTGTTCCACCATTTTGTCACATGCTTTTTTGGCCCCCAAAGCCCTGTCCTGACCTCTACAAAAGCCACGCACCAGCAATCGTCTCTCTTTCTAGCCTTCGAACTGTCACGGAAAACTAGCCAAGATTCAACCAAGTGCTATTTTGTCCCTGTATCAACCCCGTCGAACAGCGCAGCCGAGCAAATTTCTTCGGCGATCAGGTCCTCCAGTTACCACTCCCATCTCCCCGCCATCGATGAACTCGAACAATTCTTTCGGCAAGACCAAGACGGCCGAACCATCAAGCCAATCATGCTTGGCATCGACTGTGTCGACGCCTCCGAATCCCGTCTCAAGATCTATGCTCGGTCCACGAGGACTTCGTTCGAGTTTGTGAGGCGAGTCATGTCCCTCGGGGGCCGACGCCGGGGaatggagaaggaagaggggcaATTGAAAGAGCTTTGGTGCCGGGTCTTGGGCCTGCCAAAAGATATGAACACGGAGGAAGAGTTGCCTTTTCGTGATCACCCTACCGCCGGTACCCTCTTCTATTTTGATGTTGGGCCAAAGGAAGCGGTGCCAAATGTGAAAGTTTATATACCCGTGAGGCACTACTCAAAGAGCGATCGGCAGATTGTGAGTGGACTGGCCAGCTTCATGGAGAAAAATGGGAGCAGAAGGTTCGTGGACTGTTACAAGGAGGTGATAGAGGGACTAGCTACCGAAGAGGGGATCGATGTAGGGACGGGAGTGCACACGTATGTTACTGCGGCGTATAAAAAGGGTGGGCTGGCTGTCACAAGTTACTTTAACCCACAGATGTATCACAGGGCAAGGTGGGCTTGA
- a CDS encoding hypothetical protein (SMCOG1083:oxidoreductase; COG:E; antiSMASH:Cluster_1; EggNog:ENOG503P0AC) — protein MSNTNQQPPVPNGAHYELGNGKKHILINAFDMSTVGHLSPGQWKNPVDKSATKRRLDYWIELAKLLERGGVNALFLADTYGGYDTYEGSVDNCIRRAAQWPITDPTIPISAMAAVTKNLSFAITASTSFEPPYLLAKRFSTLDHFTQGRIGWNIVTSWKKSAFKAIGLDNPIEHDERYRQADEYLRVLYKLWESSWSPTALSPDPANDSYVDPAQVRTINHKGKYFSLDAKHIVDPSPQRTPFLFQAGTSSAGSDFAATHAEAIFVSGHSPSVLRPKIDAIRALAAQKGRDPRSIKVFATFTPIVADTDELAQEKLKELKKYASTIGGLVLVSGWTGIDLSKLPLDKEISKEDSVEAHKVTSILDNFTTASTEHPRWTPRLVAEHAAIGGLGPVSVGSPQTVADELERWVKEADVDGFNIGYVTTPGTFEEVVDLLIPELRRRGVYPELPDPSEEPVTAREKIYGKGQNGLRDDHEGSRYKYHLYQEDPPYKSEEEGQT, from the exons ATGTCGAacacaaaccaacaaccaccagtTCCCAACGGGGCTCATTATGAGCTTGGGAACGGCAAGAAacacatcctcatcaatgCTTTCGATATGAGCACTGTCGGGCACCTGTCTCCAGGACAATGGAAG AATCCAGTTGACAAGTCGGCAACCAAGCGCAGGCTTGATTACTGGATTGAACTCGCCAAACTTcttgagaggggaggggtcaACGCTCTGTTCCTCGCCGACACATATGGTGGCTACGACACATACGAAGGGAGCGTTGACAATTGCATCAGGCGAGCGGCACAATGGCCAATAACCGACCCAACAATT CCCATCTCAGCCATGGCAGCAGTGACCAAGAATTTGTCGTTTGCCATCACAGCCTCGACCAGTTTTGAGCCACCTTATCTTCTAGCCAAACGCTTTTCGACTCTGGATCACTTCACACAGGGTCGTATCGGTTGGAATATAGTGACGTCTTGGAAGAAGTCAGCCTTTAAGGCCATTGGCCTCGACAATCCTATTGAACACGACGAACGCTACCGTCAAGCAGATGAATATCTCCGCGTTCTTTACAA GCTATGGGAATCTTCGTGgtcccccaccgccctctccccagACCCAGCCAACGACAGCTACGTAGACCCGGCCCAAGTGcgcaccatcaaccacaaaGGCAAATATTTCTCTCTCGACGCGAAGCATATCGTTGACCCCTCTCCTCAACGCActcccttcctcttccaagcGGGCACCTCCTCGGCAGGCTCCGACTTTGCTGCCACCCACGCGGAAGCCATCTTTGTCTCTGGTCACTCACCCTCAGTCTTGAGGCCAAAGATCGACGCCATCCGCGCCTTGGCCGCCCAGAAGGGCCGTGATCCGAGATCCATCAAGGTATTCGCCACCTTCACGCCCATTGTTGCCGATACAGATGAGCTCGCCCAAGAGAAGTTGAAAGAACTCAAGAAGTATGCTTCCACCATTGGAGgtctggtgctggtgagTGGCTGGACAGGAATCGACCTGTCAAAGCTACCGCTTGACAAGGAGATAAGCAAGGAGGATAGTGTTGAGGCACACAAGGTCACGAGCATTCTCGACAACTTCACCACGGCCAGCACGGAACACCCTAGATGGACGCCGAGGTTGGTGGCTGAACACGCGGCAATCGGCGGGCTTGGTCCGGTCAGCGTGGGAAGCCCGCAGACGGTTGCGGATGAGCTGGAACGGTGGGTCAAGGAGGCTGATGTGGACGGGTTTAACATTGGGTATGTGACCACACCGGGAACAtttgaagaggtggtggacttGTTAATTCCcgagctgaggaggaggggggtctATCCTGAGCTGCCTGATCCGAGTGAGGAACCGGTGACGGCTAGGGAGAAGATTTATGGGAAGGGCCAAAATGGGTTAAGAGATGATCATGAGGGCAGTCGGTACAAGTACCACCTGTACCAGGAAGATCCGCCTTATAAgtccgaggaagaggggcaGACTTGA
- a CDS encoding hypothetical protein (EggNog:ENOG503NVYS; COG:K) has translation MPAKLNVETLQSVFQTRPDILAGIQEAADTPARVGLFNEIASFVYERIATASDHGSTQDDDGPAAKRRRVDIAQVQPSQQTQSNGSTAGGGVSLDAATSEQVLLEVRDISASAPQRKKYDVCFTKNFLYARVSGSSTPVQGIVYPWKEIEHIFYLPVPEKSTVQHNYVVLPRNSYLPTRTAKPAAGAAPTSPTALEPFVFTVPGAAPKPGSIGGASAKTAEAVSDSYSTLFHWALATSLKSAGNHSCSIVASDPKLFHSVTRQAHRPTEKAVHVKAFRGSKDGYLFFLPTGILWGFKKPIVFLPLDRIVALSFTSVLARTFNLVVELDVDESGNVEKEIEFGMLDKEDFEGINANYVQRHGLADKSMAEKRKAKRELAENNKTTGGEDDADGTGKGEAENAQTAGMTELEKAQWEAEQRLQDEEDEDEEDYNPGSEGESEGSGTSSEEEDDDEDAEGGEDDDDDENDLDGEGMDED, from the exons ATGCCGGCAAAGCTCAATGTTGAGACTCTCCAATCAGTCTTCCAAACGCGACCAGACATCCTCGCGGGCATCCAGGAAGCCGCTG ACACTCCAGCGCGTGTCGGACTGTTCAACGAGATCGCCAGCTTTGTATACGAGCGCATTGCCACGGCCTCCGACCATGGCTCTACacaagacgacgacggcccGGCCGCCAAACGAAGACGGGTCGATATCGCACAAGTACAGCCGTCGCAACAGACACAGTCGAACGGGAGTacggcgggaggaggtgtaaGTCTTGACGCAGCTACCTCAGAACAGGTGCTGCTCGAGGTCAGGGATATTTCCGCATCGGCGCCACAGCGCAAAAAGTACGATGTGTGCTTCACCAAGAACTTTTTGTACGCAAGGGTGTCCGGCAGCTCTACGCCTGTGCAGGGGATCGTGTACCCATGGAAGGAGATTG AGCACATCTTCTATCTCCCAGTCCCCGAAAAGTCTACAGTTCAACACAACTACGTCGTCCTCCCCCGCAACAGCTACCTTCCTACTCGAACGGCCAAACCCGCCGCGGGTGCTGCGCCGACGAGTCCAACCGCTCTCGAACCGTTCGTCTTCACTGTCCCCGGGGCAGCTCCAAAGCCAGGCTCGATCGGGGGCGCCTCCGCCAAGACGGCAGAAGCCGTGTCGGACAGTTACAGTACACTGTTCCACTGGGCGCTGGCAACTTCTCTCAAATCCGCAGGGAACCACTCTTGCAGCATTGTTGCGTCGGACCCAAAACTTTTCCACTCGGTAACAAGGCAAGCCCATCGCCCCACGGAAAAGGCGGTGCACGTCAAGGCCTTCAGGGGGAGCAAAGATGGGTAcctgttcttcttgccgACGGGGATACTGTGGGGGTTCAAGAAGCCGATCGTGTTCTTGCCACTGGATAGGATCGTGGCGTTGAGCTTCACTTCGGTGCTGGCGAGGACGTTCAACCTTGTGGTTGAGCTCGACGTAGACGAGTCGGGCAatgtggagaaggagattgagttTGGCATGCTGGACAAAGAGGACTTTGAGGGGATCAATGCTAATTACGTGCAACGGCACGGTCTGGCGGATAAGAGCATGGCTGAAAAGCGCAAGGCCAAGAGGGAGCTGGCCGAGAATAATAAAACCactggtggggaggatgatgctgatggaaccgggaaaggggaggcggagaaTGCGCAGACAGCGGGCATGACAGAGCTGGAAAAGGCACAGTGGGAGGCAGAGCAGCGGTTacaggatgaagaagatgaagacgaagaggattATAATCCTGGGAGTGAGGGTGAAAGCGAAGGAAGTGGGACATCgagtgaagaggaagacgatgatgaagatgcagaaggcggcgaggatgatgatgatgatgagaatgacttggatggggagggcaTGGATGAGGATTAA